The genomic stretch tctggctccggcgatgcgttggcaagtctctgaaccacatgatccattcattttgttttaatcttaggcgttggtttcaattaatgagggagatcagatggtccacgtatttttgattttctgaatttccattttaattgcattattttcaataattcatattaaattcaatattgatccaaaaaatatgggactctcaccaaaaaaaaatcaaatatttttctctttcatattctgaattaaaattattttttggatcattattaatatttttcatgaattaattgatttttcatttgtttttaattgtttaaaaatatttttaaatgtccaaaaattatgaaattttttctccaaggtcctttgaccttgtttgacctatgataaatctcatggccatttatttggtgttttgatgagattttaggaattggacaaaccatatttaatttaaatgcactattttagtattttaatttgaataaatgccaaataaatttgttgaccaattgtgatgactttgtctatgtttgactcttgttgttgggccttggtcaaggttgatttgactttgtcaagttaatatcattggatttaggggattgatggaatgtacattccatctcccaaaatgaatggatgatattaatttggtaaaagtcctcctttgaccaatttgtgatttcattcattcccctcccacttcatcttattccctttattcattcattcattccatttaGCCTGTGACATCTCcaagtcctaatgctagttgaatgaaaaattgacatgagtatggatgagattaagccacaccttttgcatattctttttcTGTGTGGTATctttcatgagcatagtccattatactatgtctctaacatgcattaacaccaaaattttattgctcgacctcaaatagttgtgacttctacataagtccaattacgattgcttaacatagcgttaaatttgtgacataaaaggcataatcattctagttagtgagattgtaagtctcccctctttcatggtgttgtgtggaaacttggccttctttccttcctttggaagatgttttggttcaaggatccatgcttgtgataagtgggttgagtgttctccagagaatgtcttgaaatgaaaagcaaaaacaaaacaatactaacttttaacctattaactactaacttttaatttcaagcctttactttaatgcaatttacttttagcattcTATTTCATTTCCCATTGTTCgtaccattctaattgtttatgttaatgcaattttcactttgtccatttggaccatattgcgtgatatattttgtttgtgtatactttgcttgtttgtttggtctttggccattaatatatataataatcacaaaaaccctaaaaaaaacttttgagtggattgttggcttgatcttggacaaatggatTTAGAACTTAGGTAACATCCttatgctaatggacttggccaatgccaatttgttgaaggTCCAAGGCTTGCAATTtaaaattcatctgatacatctttgaagacctctctaagattcatctgcaacatgatcattgtcaagttgttattttgaacctgtgacttgtggaactcatctgttacatgggctatatttgaagaagatcatggaatggataagcttggatgtggatatctttatttgatgccttgctcttcaagataatataattgtgcatttgtgttttgcttgattctaaaaagtccaagggaattctgggtttctattgacactcttgtctattggattgctacccacttggtcagatcttttcaactctaaacttttaaattttgtacataggatagtctcttaatcttctccccatttatttaattttaaaatctctccctacattttttttaaaatcttctttgtgtgaactacttttgttctaaattttgaccacttttgcaaaaaaggatagaaactttggccttatgccattgcattttcaaacttcttttcttaaatcaaacttgtaaatagacttaaatatacttgacttaaactttcaaaaagccaaaaagaactaactcattcaaaccattttaggtCTTTGTGCCTTCCAAACctaacttttgttaaaagcaatgcatccattttgaaatttgtatcacgaactacgaggttttgatccctcatctttatgttggtacgtaggcacaagaccgaaggttttgtcaaacacaaaaatataattaatgaattcttttctcatccccctattctatttgtttgtaaacatcactttatactaaatacatatgcacacaaaaagggctccctaggagtacctaggacactttgggtgctaacaccttccctttgtgtaaccaacccccttacctgtgatctctgacttttattagttttatttgaaaacttcttactttttgggttttgttcgtactttttcctttttcccttggaaacaataaaagcgcggtggcgactcttgttatttgatctttagcttgtcaatagcttgatgatcatgaatttccagctacacctaccaatgtaggcaagaagattgagttgcttaaaggtcaaatcgaagcaactcagttgatgcacctcaaaattcaactcctcatatgtttgtatatatgtggagttagttaaaattgaggtgatattcgtgatctacaccattttatctttcagatcatgtcctcttttgttatttatgatgtggtgatgactgaaccagttcggccaaggtcatcggagaagatgaccggcctttggctccggtggtgagctggaagtgttcagagccattagatgagtttgaaatgttttaatctcgtgcgttgcttttaaataccaagcctatgccgcGTTGACTGTAGTGCACCATGGAACACGTGcgctgatccacttgatctgccacctcaattaataagggagatcaagtggtccacgctttttgatattttctgatttttcttttattccttttattttcattaattcatattaattttaatattgatccaaaaaatatgagagtttcaccaaaaaaattcaaataatttcctcttttgtattttgaattaaaattattttttggatcattattaatatttttcgtgatttaattgattttgtgattgtttttaattgtttaaaaatacttttaagtcttgaataattctgaatttttttctccaaggtcctttgactttgtttgacctatgataaatctcatggccatttctttggtgttttgatgaggttttaggaattcgacaaaccatatttaatttaaatgtattattttagtatttttttaatttgaataaatgtcaattaattgtgttgacctattgtgatgacttgtataagtttgactcttgttgttgggccttggtcaaggttgatttgactttgtcaagttaatatcattggatttaggggattgatggaatgtacattccatctcccaaaatgaatggatgatattaatttggtaaaagtcctcctttgaccaatttgagttttgatctataCCCCTCCCTCTTTATataattccccttctttatgcattcatctcatttggcctatgatatctctaagtcctaaggctagttgattgtaaaatcaacataagtatggatgagattaggccacctcttttgcatattctttttgtgtctggtatgtttcatgagcatagttcattatactatgtctctaacatacattaataccaaaattctattgtccaacctcaaatagttgtgacttctacataagtccaattacgattgcttaacatagcgctaaatttgtgacataaaaaggcatagcattctagttagtgagattgtaggtctcccctctttcatggtattgtatggagacttggccttttttccttcctttggaagatgtcttggctcaaggatccatgcttgtgataagtgggttgagtgttctccaaagaatgacttaaaatgaaaagcataagcaaaataatactaacttctaactcgttaacaactaacatttaatttcaagtcctttattttaattcactttaatttttaagttctattcatttgccattattcataccattctaattgtttatgttaatacaattttcactttgtccattttgaccatattgtgtgatatatcttgtttgtgtataatttgtttgtttgtgtggtctttgaccattaatgtacataataacaacaaaaaccctaaaagacttttgtgtggactgttgacttgatcttggaccaattggacttaaaatttaggcaaccttcctatgctaaaggacttggccaatgccaacttttgagaccaagtgcttgcaatttgaaacttcatctgatacatcattgaagatccctttgagttcatctgcaacatgatcattgtaaagctattattttgaacctgtgacttatggaattcatctgttacatgggctaatttgaagaagatcatggagtggctaagcttggatgtggccatctttatttgatgccttgctcttcaagactgatataactgtgcatttgtgtgtttcttgattctaaatgtctaagggaattttggtttctattgacattcttgtctattggattgctacccattggtcagatcttttcaacccttaacttttaattttgtgcataggattagtctcttcatcttctccccatttctttaatttcaaaatctcgTCCTCCCCattttaaaatcttctttgattgaactaattttgttctaaactttgaccactttgcaaactaggcactttggccttatgccattgcattttccaacttcttttcttaatcaaacttgtaaatgaacttaattatacttgacctaaactttcaaaagccaaaaagaactaactcattcaaaccatttttaggcctttgtgcctttcaaacttaatttgattaaaagcaatgcatccattttgaaatttgtatcacggactacgaggttttgatccctcattttttatgttggtacgtaggcacaagtccgaaggtcttgtcaaacacaaaatataattaatgaattcttttctcatcccctcactctatttgtttgtaaatatcattttgtacaaaacaaatatgcacacaaaaaagggctccctaggagtacctaggacactttggatgctaacaccttccctctgtgtaaccaacccccttacctgtaatctctgacattttattagttttgatttgaaaacttcttacttttgggttttgttcgtactttttcccttttcccttggaaacaataaaagcgcggtggcgactctggttatttgatatctagcttatctatagcttgatgatcatgaatttaccgctacagaaacCAATAATGGAATATTTATAGAATCTAATGGCGCCTGTTAATCAAAAAACTAGGTATCGAGCTTTAAGTTATTTTATTTTGGGGATggaattgttcaaaaagactcCTAAGGGAGTTTTGCTTAAATGTCTTAGTGAGTCAGAGGCATATTTAGTCCTTTCGACTGTCCATAGTGAGGCATGTGGGGTGCACCAAGTTtgccataagatgaaatggttaTTATTTTTCCAAGGGATGTATTGGCCCACCATGCTAAAAGACTACATCCTCCAAAGGATGCCAAGAGTGTCAGGTACATACAGGCATACAACATGTCCCTGCGAGTGAATTGCACTCTATAGTCAAACCTTGGCCCTTTAGAGGTTGGGCTTTGGATTCGATTGGGCAAATTCGAACACCATCATCTAAGAATCAGAGGTATATCTTAGTTGGCATTGATTATTTTACAAAATGGATTGAAGTTATACCTTTGCCATATGTAGGCCTAGAAGATGTGATTAAATTTATCCAGAAACACATCatttatagatttggaatcccaAAGATTGTCACAATAGATCAAGGATCAATatttactggtcgaaagatgcaagagTTTGCTATGGAAATGGGTTTCAAATTGATAACATCTACTCCATATTATGCTTAGGCTAATGGTCAAGTCGAAGCAGCTAATAAGGTGATTATTGgcttgattaagaagcatgtggggaaGAAACCTAGAAATTGGCACAAAACTTTAGATCAGATTTTGTGGGCATGTCAGACCTCTCCCAAGGAAGCCACTAATTCGATCCCTTTTCGATTGACCTTTCGtcatgatgcagttttaccagtAGAAATTTATCTACAATACACAAGAATTCAGAGGCATCATGAAATTCCATCAGAATCATATTGGAACATGATGCTGGATGAGCTAGCCGATTTAGATGAAGAGAGACTAAATGCCTTGGAATTATtaaaaaggaagaagaagagagTAGAGAACTCTTATAATAAGAAGGTTAAAATTAAGACATTTTCGCTTGAAGACTTGGTCTGGAAAGTTGTCCTTCCAATGGGACAAAAAGGATAAGGCCCTAGGGAAGTGGTCTCCCAAGTGGGAAGGCCCTTTTCAAATTTTGCAAGTATTTTCTAACGGTGCCTATGAGATTGAGGAACTTAGCGAAGACAAAAGAATCTTGAGAGTAaatggaaaatatttgaaaatatataaGCCATCACGCcaagaaataaaaataataaacGAGTGATTGCATGCAAGTTAAACAAAGCTAATATGGTAAAGGGTGCGAAAATGGCTTCACTTTAAAGGCCCAAAGGGTTAATATTCATTATAGGAAAAATTCATCGATAGGAAAATGGAAAAGGAGATTAAAACTAAAAAGGAAGATTAGCCTTTATGTGGAGGTATTTTGTCTTGAGAACTTCCAAGCGTTTCTCACATAAGGACTGTTTTGACTGGAGAATTATGAGCTCTGACTCAAGTTTTGCATGCTTTTTCTACGAACTCCATACCAAACTCTAGATATTTAGCCATCAAAgcatcatcaaacttcataagTTCCATTTTGTGCTTTTCGGCTGCAGAGATTTTGGCTTGCAGATCCCTTATTTGTTTTCTCCATGAAGCAATGTCATGGTTCTGGCCTTCGATCTCCTCTTTGTTCTTTTGTTTCGTCTATTCCAGTTCCATGTCCTTTTTAGTAGACTCAATGGAAGCATCCCAAGCAGCTGCTCCAAAACCAGCCTTTTGTTCGATCTCCTTGGTTATCTGGGGTAGTAGCTTATGATCTTCGATAGCTTGGTCAATCATAATGCCTAACTCCAAGATGATGTTGGTAACTTCAGGAGAAGCTTCTAATAGATTGACTTGGTTGAATAAAGCCTTCAATGTTTGAGGGGCAGAAGGATCAACCAGTAGGAGCAGGAACAAATCACTCTTGAAGACCTTTTCCTTGATTTTTGAGAGCCCTTCATCCGCAGGTGTACTTGAAGGTTGGTCGTCAGATGATGTATTAGTGCTAAGGCTTTTCCCATATGAGCTTTCCCTGCTGCTTAACATAGCTTTTAGGTATTCAAGAGGTTGGTTTCATTTTAGAGTTACTAGTTCTTCTGAAGAAAAACCCCTAGTGCTTCCTGTCGAAACTCTGCCTTCAGAAATAGCCACAACTGTTGGAGTGGAAAGAGTTTGACTCTGAGTCTATCCTTTGACTATTTCCCGGTTCCCCTCACCATTGTTGTCCTCTTCTTCGGAGTCTCCATCATCATCGCCATCACTTCCATCATGCCCAACATTAAGTGGGGTTTGGTTTCCCTCGTCGTCCTCCCCCATTGTCACATCTTCACCATCGTTACCCTCTTGGTTAGCATGGATTGTGCCTTCGGTGTTAGGCGAACCATCTTCAGGGTTATCTCCAGCCTAAACTTCTTCATCCACCACCATAGTATCCTTTTTCACTCTAGCTTGATCTTCTTTGCCTAAATTAGCTTCGTGATTAGAACCGATGGTATGTGAATGTTGGGTAGTGGCTTTTGGTGGTGAAGTCTCAAGCTCACCAGGAATGGGTTGATTAATTTCACTCATGGAGCTTTTCTCTGATGATGGTCGATAGGTAGGTTTGCTAGCGCTATTGAAGACATTTGCTGTGGAAATTGACATGGAGGAAGTTGCAGTTATTGTTCGCACGGTAGTACCTGCACCATCCTGAAACCAAAAATCGAAAGATAAGTGGTATAATATAATAAATCAACTAATAAAGGAAAAGTGAGGTATGTTTTTACCTTGGTCCCTTCGACCCCAAGGCTGGAATTGTCACTTTTGCTCTGAGCCGCTCCTATCTTCGCCATAGCCTCAGGAGTAGGCTCTTGAATAGTTAGGGCAGTAGGCCTTTTCTTGGCAATTTTTGTTTGAGGCTGGCTGTTAGCTCATAATTTTGACGCCCACTGAAGAATTACCAAAAGGGAAATCTTATGTAGAGATCTTTCGACCATGAAGAGATGTTTCGACAGGGTAGAGATGTTCCGACTGAATATGATATTAAAAAGACCCATTTCAAATTTCTTGGGTAATAAGGGCCAACGTGCAGTtaggacttagaaatatttcttAAAATGGTTGAAGACGATTTTTGATTGGAGATTCAAAATTCAAGTAAAAGAGGGAACTTTGCTCTTATCTAAAACTGTTGAAGGTACACGTTGGGCATAATGGATAGTTACATCCATGCAAGGTGCCATGtgtctcgacgtgattgaaggGCCATTAGAAATGGTTATTTCGATTGAGTATAAATAAAGGGTCTTAGTGTCAGGATTAAGGGTGTCAAAGTATGCACAGAGTATGTAAAATTTACCAAGTACCCGTGTGAAGAGGAACCGTAAATTAAAGAATGTACATTTGTTTACACCATTATTAGTTATTTTAAAGCAATACAATTCACATTTACTTTTCATCCAAAAATACATTTCTTTACTTCTTTATTTCAAACAGTCTTCATATTTCTTTGTTTCGAACACTTACCATTGCCACTTGGTTATCATCATATTCTTTTACATTTTTTCTCTTTAATTCATATTAACTTTTTACCGTAAGTTTTCATCACTAGTCCCACAAACACTGTCGAAGTGTTCATGATTACTagaattcattttaaaaatagTTACCATAcgtcctaggatcaatctgattgATCCTGTGAGTAACCAAATTTAGAAGTTTGGAAGATCAGTGGTTGTTTACTAATTTTcaaggtaaacaaattggcacgcccagttGGACGGTGCTAGCATTTTGGAATTGTTTTTAGTTTTAGTTGTTAATTCATTTTTCCCTTTTTTAAGAAAGAATGTGTTGTATGTTATTAAGGAGTGGTAAAGTAGCCACAAAGAACGAACAACGACCAAGGAAAGAATCCCATACGAGGATGGCAAATATAAATGCGCTAGATAACCAAAACTCTTAAAATCCATCAACCAGTAACATAACACCCCTTTCTTCTTCGATAGGGGTGAACACGGCCACAATGCACGTGTCTAAAATAGTTTCATCTATGGTGAGTTCGATGCCAACGCATTTGATCTCCCATACTGAACTGATTTTAACTTACATCGGGCCTAGGGGGCCTCCACATACTCCCCTACCAATTAGAGATATTACAAACAAGCCTTTGGTACCCCCTGGTTTTTCGATACCATTTGGTGGTCGAGAATAACCatatggaatgccaacttcagtgATGGCCAATGATGGTTCGACTTTCTCAGAACCAGTGGTTAACATAAAATCTCTAGTACAAGGGTTTGGGGTTAACATGGGTCAAAATAACCAATCTTCAGGTTTGAGACACCAGACATAAATACCTAGTCTTACCAATAACTCCGCAGTAGTGTGGAGACAACAGATGGACAAAAGTAACCATGAGATGGTCCAAATGTTGACCCAAACATTGACCACCATATTAAATCCTCTGATTCAAAATACGGCTCAGTCAAATCAACAGATGATAGTGCGGGTGTCACAAATGTCTGAATTCTTGGGTGTACCACAGCCCCAACAACACCCTCCTAGAGATTGGGTAAGAGAAAACCAGGGGGACACCTTCGAAGAAGACCTTACTATCAACCAGACCCCACAAAATCAACTGCAACCAGAGATGTTGAATAAGGGGGTAGGAGTAGTACCCCCTAGGATCTAACCATAAATACCTAGGGAACCAAGGGTAGTAATGGTAAATAGAAACCAAAACGTCGATGATATCATACGGCAAGTTCGACATGACGATTTGGAAGTAGATAATAATCTAGCAGCCATGGTCGAGAGGATTATGGTTCAAAATGGGGTAAATTTCGGCCTTCGAAGGCCAAATGATACATCACCTCTGTCAGAGTATATCTTACAGGAAGACGCACCCCCAAGAACAAAAATCCTCAAATTCACTAAGTTTTCTAGGGATACTACTGAATCCACTATCGAACACGTGGATAGATGTTTAATTGAGGCAGGAAACATGTCAAAAAATGAGAGCCTTAGGATAAAGTTTTTTCCAAGTTCTCTCACAAATAATTCCTTCACATGGTTCACCACCTTGCCACAAAGTTCGATCCACACTTGGAACCAACTAGAGAGAATGTTCCATGAGCAGTTTTACATGGGACAAATGAAGATAAATCTGAAGGAACTGGCTAGTATCAAACGAAATTTTATTgagccaattgatgactatctGAATAGGTTTCGATTACTCAAAGATATGTGTTTTACACAAGTTCTAGAGCATGAACTAGTCGAAATGGCCATTGGGGGCCTTGATTATTCGATTAGGAAGAAATTAGATACCCAATATCTGAGAGATATGGCCCAACTGGCTGATAGGGTTCAACTGTTAGAACATTTGAAGGAAGAAAAGGCTAGGGCAAATAAAAGTAAAAGGGTAGCCTATGTCGATTTCAGAAATGATGATGAAGGGTCCTATCATGGACTTTCAGACTTCGACGATAACGAGATTGACCTTGCTGAATTGAAGCAAGGGTCACCATACGTGTGTAAAATTTTGGCCCCTTCGAATGGAAAAAACCCTATCGaaccagaaaagaaagaaaattttCCCAAGAAAACTTATACTTTCGATGTTACAAAATGTGAGAAAATTTTTGACTTGTTAGTTAAGGATGGTCAAATGATAGTACCCCCGGGTGCTAAAGTACCtcctttagaacaaagaaagaaaagagggTTATTTGCAAATACCATGGTTTTCTGGGTCATAAAACATCTCAATATTTTCTTTCTAGAGATCTTGTGAAGAATGCCATCCAAGAAGGAAGACTCAAATTTGGAGACAAAACACGGAGCCAGATGAAAATCGACACCGATCCTCTACAAGTAGCTGATACCTATTACACTGAGCCATAGGAAGTGAACCTAGTTGAAGTCACTTATGATTTCGACATGACTGAAGTCACTGAAGACTTTGTCAATGAACCAGTTATGGCTAAGGTTTATGAATACCTTGAGCAAGAATATCTTAATAACTTCATTCAAAAAGTTGTGGGAGATACCACCAACAAAAACGTCGATGTCTCTAATGCTGGGGATGCTGAAGATTCCAAGATGATAATAATCACCAAGGAAACTGTTGATGGTTTCGTGAAGATAGACAAGGCCATTGAGGGGCTTCAATTACAATTCCAAAAGTTGGATATCACTAAAGATGTCAACATGGAGGTTAATATGGTCGAGATATCTCAGGAGACCTCCATGGAAGTTGACGATGCATGTTGACAAGAAGAACATAACAATATTTCCTTCCCTAAAGAGGATGAAACATTGTCTGACTTCCTCTGAAGGTTCCAGAAGAAGCAATCGGAAGTCATGTTGTGCCCTCAGTGCAATGGTGCGTTTGACAAGAAGGCGGCCAAAAATATCAAAGGGGTAAGGAGAGCGAATCACCAAGAGGGTTGCAAAGCTTTTCAAAATCATCAAGTTGTTTAGCCCATAAGGGTTTTCGACCCTAGGAGATACTATGATCCAAGACGGCCGATGGTAAAACTTGGTGAAGCCAAGCGAATATGGCCGGCTACTAAACCCACTTCTTTGAAACCTAGTGCTGAAGTTTTGAATGGGAAATGGGTAGAGCCAGTTGATGATAGGAAACGAGGTCAAGGGAAACGGACGAGCTTCGAAGTTGAATGGGGTTCGTCATTAGCTTACCGTAGGGAATTTCAGGCCGACAAAAGAACCTCTCATGTCTCTGAAAATTATAAAGGAAAAAACCCTATGACAATGTCTCAATGGAAAAGGGGGCAGAGGAGAAGGAAAGCCCAGAGGGATGCTGGTGAGAAAGACAAAGTTGAGTCTAGCACGAACGTGCCTATGAAGCAAAGGGAAGACTGAAGCTTCGACAAAAGAAAATTCAATGATCCAGCTGAGGAGGCCAGAGAAAGATATAACCAAATGGATGCTAAAGATTAAATATTGACTGATAATTTCGACTCAGGATCTGAGGCTTCTCTAGATGTTTTAGTCGGTGTGGTGTTTGTGATGCCCAGGGAGTTTAACCGGATCATAGAGGTCGAAGATACCGACAACATTACAGAAAGAGAAATGGTTGCTCATAAGCCAGTATGCTACTTGTAACACCCCTTTCtataccccaaaatacttaacatataatcagagtgaataaaacacgcatataaacaaaagggcgtcacatcgacgttttcaaaaattaaaagctttcaaaaaccaacatcattcatcatcaatatacaatacacctggtcatttaaaataacacatttcaattatcatgaatattcaagaatatgcgttcgcagtggaaaataatgaatattcatgtatttcataaaatgattcatgtcccataccatgatcatctctcaataatctccttAAGATAGAATAAAACCATATCCATActatttggcactatggcctctccaacaacaaatttcaattaaacatgttcacaagtaatagcataatacatatccaaataatatatgagttcaatactactaatctaccccaTGTTACATGACCAGAacattgactcactacctagtctctaaaccaaaacccggaaactctccggctaaatctcgagtaagctaccttccacttacttcagcaacactactcttgagtatctgcacgatgctcatgtaaagacaacattcaaacagaagggtgagaattcaaatcattatgaagaagtataataaagcacaatgattaaatcaacaattaacggaattcatcacaccttgtataaccatgtaaataatactaaccaacatttatttcacatgtttcaaacatccatcaaaactcaaggagtataatattaaaatccaatactatattcccaacTATATACATAACTACAATTTTCACATAATCACATGttttgccaaattatgtatccaaacatcaccaaattcaattaccatatctcatacacacataacaatcacatcaatgcatatattcaattatcacataactctaatgtgactcaatgcaagacatgtgactctatgcatgtggtaccgcaatgtgaacccaacgtttcaccgctttccgattcaatatctagaatccaagccacgcttccgtttcggacaagatcaaagccactacgtctatttccaattaaggatcaacgtctgctacgcctatttctattcaaggatcaacgtctattaccatgtgaacccacagtttcatcgctttccgattcaatatctagaatccaa from Lathyrus oleraceus cultivar Zhongwan6 chromosome 7, CAAS_Psat_ZW6_1.0, whole genome shotgun sequence encodes the following:
- the LOC127102709 gene encoding uncharacterized protein LOC127102709, which codes for MVNRNQNVDDIIRQVRHDDLEVDNNLAAMVERIMVQNGVNFGLRRPNDTSPLSEYILQEDAPPRTKILKFTKFSRDTTESTIEHVDRCLIEAGNMSKNESLRIKFFPSSLTNNSFTWFTTLPQSSIHTWNQLERMFHEQFYMGQMKINLKELASIKRNFIEPIDDYLNRFRLLKDMCFTQVLEHELVEMAIGGLDYSIRKKLDTQYLRDMAQLADRVQLLEHLKEEKARANKSKRVAYVDFRNDDEGSYHGLSDFDDNEIDLAELKQGSPYVCKILAPSNGKNPIEPEKKENFPKKTYTFDVTKCEKIFDLLVKDGQMIVPPGAKVPPLEQRKKRGLFANTMVFWVIKHLNIFFLEIL